A genome region from Pirellulales bacterium includes the following:
- a CDS encoding DUF11 domain-containing protein has translation MSESRNEKHANEPEARQPGDVAARALTARYEAWPTWWRWSLLAVGTLVLCSCRAQPRQPQYQVPPSVESLPPSAFTGAPDTSEVCLGCANGHHSPGSDLPLPHVAMGEWAPSGLALPWPEQEYLFDGGDHGLEAVVNHEWEVKGLDLEDTIAHYDTLHCGTKVQPSNRVQIYAPRFGAVRSVVDLTQGEQIEALVGVETPDGPRRLDDLKIPTSSRQDAQPIAEVGRRRASGYVAPLRDGVASNTLSPEAFQDAYLPFENIEVLRTGVMKQTEKALLLEGRTAAIVWSSDQAVQVILDNQAATAVDKYLAAQVVYEAHEIPSCPRLRLIKVASEQWANPGEEIDFTLRYDNLGSEPIGNLTILDNLTTRLEYVKESAQSSRQAEFFTEPNQGGSDILRWELAEPLPPGEGGVLRFRCRVR, from the coding sequence ATGAGCGAATCGCGCAACGAGAAGCACGCCAACGAACCAGAAGCTCGCCAGCCGGGCGATGTCGCCGCGCGCGCGTTGACCGCTCGTTACGAGGCCTGGCCCACCTGGTGGCGTTGGTCGTTGCTGGCCGTGGGAACGCTCGTGCTCTGCTCCTGCCGTGCCCAACCCAGACAGCCTCAGTACCAGGTGCCGCCGTCGGTCGAGTCATTGCCTCCGTCGGCTTTTACAGGGGCGCCCGACACGAGCGAAGTCTGCCTGGGCTGCGCGAACGGGCATCACTCGCCGGGATCGGATCTCCCCCTGCCCCACGTGGCGATGGGCGAATGGGCCCCCTCGGGACTGGCTCTGCCCTGGCCCGAGCAGGAATACCTGTTCGACGGCGGCGATCATGGACTCGAGGCGGTGGTGAATCACGAGTGGGAGGTCAAGGGGCTCGATCTCGAAGACACGATCGCGCATTACGATACGCTCCACTGCGGAACCAAGGTGCAGCCCTCGAACCGCGTGCAGATTTATGCCCCGCGCTTCGGCGCGGTGCGCAGCGTCGTCGATCTGACGCAAGGCGAGCAAATCGAAGCCCTCGTCGGCGTCGAGACTCCTGATGGACCGCGACGGCTCGACGACCTGAAAATCCCGACCAGCAGTCGCCAGGATGCGCAACCCATCGCCGAAGTGGGGCGCCGGCGGGCCAGCGGTTATGTCGCTCCGCTGCGCGACGGCGTCGCGTCGAACACGCTCTCGCCCGAGGCCTTCCAGGATGCCTACCTGCCCTTCGAGAATATCGAGGTCCTGCGCACGGGCGTGATGAAGCAGACCGAGAAGGCCTTGCTGCTCGAAGGACGCACCGCGGCCATCGTCTGGTCGAGCGATCAGGCCGTGCAGGTGATCCTCGACAACCAGGCCGCGACGGCGGTCGACAAGTATCTGGCAGCGCAGGTCGTGTATGAAGCCCACGAGATTCCAAGTTGCCCGCGTCTGCGGCTGATCAAGGTGGCCTCGGAACAATGGGCCAATCCGGGCGAGGAGATCGACTTCACGCTCCGCTACGACAACCTGGGCTCCGAGCCGATCGGCAACCTGACGATCCTCGACAACCTGACCACGCGTCTCGAGTACGTGAAAGAGAGCGCTCAATCGAGCCGCCAGGCGGAATTCTTTACCGAACCGAACCAGGGTGGCTCCGACATCCTGCGTTGGGAACTGGCCGAACCGCTCCCGCCCGGCGAAGGGGGCGTGCTGCGCTTCCGTTGCCGTGTGCGATAG
- a CDS encoding histidine phosphatase family protein: MSHLTPPADTCLLYLLRHGATENNVAQPPRLQGRRSNLGLSAKGREQAEDAARLLAAHPLTAVYASPLLRALETAQAIAAPHGVAVACFEDLTECDIGQWENRSWVDIEKTDAEAYRLFQADAGTRGYLGGENLNQVLSRVKPVFEEILARHVGQAVAVVCHNVVNRVWLAHLLDMPMSVARGIPQENCGINLVRYRAGAAKVWTVNAVSHLRDWQ; the protein is encoded by the coding sequence ATGAGTCACCTGACACCGCCGGCCGATACCTGTCTGTTGTATCTCCTACGGCACGGGGCGACCGAGAACAACGTCGCCCAGCCACCACGTTTACAGGGACGTCGGTCGAACCTCGGACTCTCTGCCAAAGGGCGCGAACAAGCCGAAGATGCGGCCCGATTGCTTGCCGCGCACCCCCTGACCGCGGTCTACGCCAGTCCTCTCCTGCGTGCGCTCGAAACGGCACAGGCGATTGCCGCTCCTCATGGCGTGGCGGTCGCCTGCTTCGAAGATCTGACCGAGTGCGACATCGGCCAGTGGGAAAACCGTTCCTGGGTCGATATCGAAAAGACCGACGCCGAGGCGTATCGTCTCTTCCAGGCCGACGCCGGCACGCGCGGCTATCTCGGTGGTGAGAACCTGAATCAGGTACTATCGCGCGTGAAGCCGGTCTTCGAGGAGATTCTCGCGCGGCACGTAGGCCAAGCGGTCGCCGTCGTCTGTCACAACGTCGTGAACCGCGTCTGGCTGGCCCACTTGCTCGATATGCCCATGTCCGTGGCGCGCGGCATTCCGCAAGAGAACTGCGGCATCAACCTGGTACGCTATCGCGCAGGCGCCGCGAAAGTGTGGACGGTCAACGCGGTCTCACACCTGCGCGATTGGCAGTGA
- the pdxA gene encoding 4-hydroxythreonine-4-phosphate dehydrogenase PdxA, whose protein sequence is MHKPRLAITMGDPAGVGPETIVGVWRQASVHDGARPFVVGHPAIIERAVRLLGVAAKVVPIDSPAAADPAPDCIPCLCAVDDAAADVPPAKLDARGGHAAYEALLAATRMALAGEIDGLVTAPLNKAALHLAGHLYPGHTELLAELCGVDDFAMMLYLGPGEPLRAPAGLGVVHTTLHMALADVFAHLTSEEIAAKARLADTFVRRIGVATPRIGIAALNPHAGEEGLFGNEERTIIEPAVQLARERGIDATGPLPCDTLMVRARDGDFDAIVAMYHDQGHITLKLLGMHRAVNVTLGLPIVRTSVAHGTAFDKAWQGRAETSGMLEAIRVAALLARHRTSVDTAR, encoded by the coding sequence ATGCACAAGCCTCGCCTTGCCATCACGATGGGGGACCCCGCCGGCGTCGGGCCAGAGACGATTGTCGGTGTCTGGCGACAGGCGTCGGTTCACGACGGTGCGCGCCCCTTCGTCGTCGGGCACCCGGCGATTATCGAACGTGCCGTGCGACTGCTCGGCGTAGCGGCCAAGGTTGTTCCCATCGATTCGCCCGCCGCGGCCGATCCGGCGCCCGACTGTATTCCCTGTCTGTGCGCCGTCGATGATGCCGCCGCTGATGTTCCGCCCGCGAAACTCGACGCGCGCGGGGGGCATGCCGCGTACGAGGCACTGCTCGCCGCCACACGCATGGCGCTCGCCGGCGAGATCGACGGACTCGTCACGGCGCCGTTGAACAAAGCCGCGCTGCACCTGGCAGGTCATCTCTATCCGGGTCACACCGAGCTGCTGGCCGAGCTCTGCGGCGTCGATGACTTTGCCATGATGCTCTACCTTGGCCCGGGCGAGCCGTTGCGCGCTCCGGCCGGCTTGGGTGTGGTACACACGACGTTGCACATGGCACTCGCCGACGTATTCGCGCATCTCACGAGCGAGGAAATCGCCGCCAAGGCGCGGCTGGCCGATACGTTCGTGCGCCGCATCGGCGTGGCAACGCCGAGGATCGGCATCGCGGCGCTCAATCCGCATGCCGGCGAGGAAGGACTCTTCGGCAACGAAGAGCGGACCATCATCGAGCCGGCCGTGCAATTGGCGCGCGAGCGCGGCATCGACGCTACCGGTCCCCTACCCTGCGACACCTTGATGGTGCGGGCGCGCGATGGCGATTTCGACGCCATCGTGGCCATGTATCACGATCAGGGGCATATCACGCTGAAGCTGTTGGGCATGCACCGCGCGGTGAACGTCACGCTCGGGCTGCCGATCGTGCGGACAAGCGTGGCGCATGGCACGGCCTTCGACAAGGCGTGGCAGGGACGCGCCGAAACGAGCGGCATGCTCGAGGCCATTCGCGTGGCCGCGCTGTTGGCACGACATCGCACGAGCGTCGACACCGCGCGTTGA
- a CDS encoding ZIP family metal transporter: MSRTALVVLYCLFILLASLAGGWLPLMLRLTHRVMQVALSFVAGVMLGVGVLHLLPHAIAEAGSVDAVVQWMLLGFVAMFFLERVFHFHSHEAPDGSHSPCDHDIGHEHHLHDAHDHDHAGHHGHADDMAGAHPLSWAGVAIGLSLHTLADGVALGAAVTAEYHAGSGFMLAGLGTFLAIVLHKPFDALAIGTLMTSGGWSTTARHAVNAIFALMIPLGALVFFFGLTTRGDEANVYIGYALAFSAGTFLCISASDLLPELQFHRHDRLLLSVALLLGLALAWAIGLVESHGHDHHHSHRHASVVRYSVPDNVRHRQPEVYRAQQGAYAFGAANSSTSSPRARRMRRTSSRIS, encoded by the coding sequence ATGTCGCGCACGGCGTTGGTCGTTCTGTATTGCCTCTTCATTTTGCTCGCGTCGCTCGCGGGGGGCTGGCTCCCCTTGATGCTGCGACTGACGCACCGCGTGATGCAGGTGGCCTTGAGCTTCGTGGCCGGCGTGATGCTGGGGGTGGGCGTGCTGCACCTGCTGCCACATGCCATTGCCGAAGCGGGCTCAGTCGACGCCGTCGTGCAGTGGATGCTGCTCGGCTTCGTGGCGATGTTCTTCCTCGAACGCGTGTTCCACTTTCATTCGCACGAGGCGCCCGACGGTAGCCACTCCCCCTGCGACCACGACATCGGCCACGAACATCACCTTCACGACGCTCACGACCACGACCATGCCGGTCATCATGGCCACGCCGACGACATGGCTGGGGCCCACCCATTGAGCTGGGCGGGGGTCGCGATCGGCCTTTCGTTGCACACGCTTGCCGATGGCGTGGCGCTAGGGGCCGCCGTGACGGCCGAGTACCACGCTGGCTCCGGCTTCATGCTGGCCGGGCTCGGCACGTTTCTCGCCATCGTGCTACACAAACCGTTCGATGCCCTGGCGATCGGCACGCTGATGACCTCGGGGGGCTGGAGCACCACGGCGCGGCATGCCGTCAATGCGATCTTCGCGCTGATGATCCCGCTCGGCGCCCTGGTTTTCTTCTTCGGCCTGACGACGCGCGGCGACGAGGCGAACGTCTATATCGGCTATGCCTTGGCCTTTTCGGCCGGCACCTTCTTGTGCATCTCGGCGAGTGATTTGCTGCCCGAGTTGCAGTTTCACCGACACGACCGACTCCTGTTGTCGGTGGCGCTGCTGCTGGGACTAGCCCTGGCCTGGGCGATCGGCCTGGTCGAATCGCACGGCCACGATCACCATCACTCGCACCGGCATGCCAGCGTCGTCAGGTACTCCGTACCTGACAATGTTCGACATCGCCAGCCTGAAGTATATCGGGCACAACAGGGTGCCTACGCGTTTGGTGCTGCCAACTCGTCGACATCGAGTCCGCGCGCGAGGCGGATGCGGCGCACTTCATCGAGGATTTCCTGA
- the dtd gene encoding D-tyrosyl-tRNA(Tyr) deacylase, which produces MRACVQRVSQAQVAVEGEVVGRIERGLLVLLGVATDDTATDAEQMAEKIAMLRVFEDAEGKMNLALADVGGAMLVVSQFTLLGDARKGRRPSFIGAAPPELAEQLYEVFVAAVRRLGIEVATGRFRRHMDVALTNDGPVTLLLDSRRLF; this is translated from the coding sequence ATGCGTGCCTGCGTGCAACGAGTCAGCCAGGCTCAGGTGGCCGTCGAAGGGGAGGTCGTCGGGCGAATCGAGCGAGGCCTGCTCGTGCTGCTGGGGGTCGCCACGGACGATACCGCGACCGACGCCGAGCAGATGGCCGAGAAGATCGCCATGCTGCGCGTCTTCGAGGATGCCGAGGGCAAAATGAATCTCGCCCTGGCCGACGTTGGCGGGGCGATGCTCGTGGTAAGCCAGTTCACTCTGCTGGGGGACGCACGCAAGGGTCGCCGTCCCAGCTTCATCGGCGCGGCGCCCCCCGAGCTTGCCGAGCAGCTTTACGAGGTCTTCGTCGCGGCCGTGCGGCGTTTGGGAATCGAGGTCGCCACGGGCCGCTTCCGCCGTCACATGGACGTGGCACTCACGAACGACGGTCCGGTCACCTTGCTGCTGGACAGTCGGCGTCTCTTCTAA
- a CDS encoding metal-dependent hydrolase, which translates to MAGFKTHVTFSSTIGVAYGGVALYQGVPLPTCVLAAGLCGVSGMLPDLDSDSGRPLRESVTFAAAVVPMMLVGRMERMEWSMESIVLAGAFIYLGIRWGLAWVLKKFSVHRGMFHSIPAMLIFGEIAFLLVESPDMKIRYYKAGAVMAGYLSHLVLDEIWSIDFRRFRLKSSFGTALKLWGDNGWANFSTYAKLAVLTYVSINDPMWMYNLHHNPHSEALQEIAGSEPENIAR; encoded by the coding sequence ATGGCCGGCTTCAAGACCCACGTCACGTTCAGCTCGACCATCGGCGTCGCCTACGGCGGAGTGGCCCTCTATCAAGGCGTGCCGTTGCCGACCTGCGTGCTGGCCGCCGGCTTGTGTGGCGTGTCGGGCATGCTGCCTGACTTGGACAGCGACTCGGGCCGGCCGCTGCGCGAGAGCGTCACCTTCGCGGCCGCCGTCGTGCCGATGATGCTCGTCGGCCGCATGGAACGCATGGAATGGTCCATGGAGAGCATCGTCCTGGCCGGCGCCTTCATCTATCTGGGGATACGCTGGGGCCTGGCCTGGGTGTTAAAAAAGTTTTCCGTACACCGAGGAATGTTCCACAGCATTCCCGCCATGTTGATCTTTGGCGAGATCGCCTTCCTCTTAGTCGAATCGCCCGACATGAAGATTCGCTACTACAAGGCGGGGGCGGTCATGGCGGGCTACTTGTCGCATCTGGTGCTCGACGAGATCTGGAGCATCGATTTCCGTCGCTTCCGCTTGAAAAGCTCCTTCGGCACGGCCCTCAAGCTATGGGGCGATAATGGCTGGGCCAATTTCTCCACCTATGCGAAGCTGGCCGTGCTGACGTACGTCTCGATCAACGATCCGATGTGGATGTACAACCTGCACCACAATCCTCACAGCGAGGCGCTGCAAGAGATCGCCGGCAGCGAACCGGAAAACATCGCGCGCTGA
- a CDS encoding CvpA family protein produces MQPYDIAMLAVLLIATLLGAWKGMAWQIASLASLVASYFMAVRFGATLAPMFGDKEPMNRFIAMLVIYVGTSMVIWLLFRIVAGVIDRVRLKEFDRQVGGLIGAAKGVLLCVVITFFAVTLSADSRQMVLDSRSGHYISVLIDRARPIMPDDLRQVLEPYLKRLDDGLDPGHQTLPPVRSVMGRNRSAGEWS; encoded by the coding sequence ATGCAACCCTACGACATCGCCATGTTGGCCGTGCTGCTGATCGCGACCCTGCTCGGGGCGTGGAAGGGCATGGCCTGGCAAATCGCCTCGCTAGCATCGCTGGTGGCCAGCTACTTCATGGCCGTGCGTTTCGGCGCGACCTTGGCCCCGATGTTCGGCGACAAGGAGCCGATGAACCGCTTCATCGCCATGTTGGTGATCTACGTCGGCACGTCGATGGTCATCTGGCTGCTGTTCCGGATTGTCGCCGGGGTGATCGACCGGGTCCGTCTGAAAGAATTCGACCGGCAGGTGGGGGGACTGATCGGCGCGGCCAAGGGGGTGCTGCTGTGCGTGGTCATCACGTTCTTCGCGGTAACCCTTTCGGCCGACTCTCGGCAAATGGTTCTCGACTCGCGGTCGGGGCACTATATTTCGGTCCTGATCGACCGGGCTCGGCCGATCATGCCGGACGACTTGCGCCAGGTGCTCGAACCGTACCTGAAACGGCTCGACGACGGGCTCGATCCGGGGCACCAGACGCTGCCGCCGGTGCGGTCTGTCATGGGTCGAAATCGCTCCGCGGGGGAGTGGAGTTGA
- a CDS encoding glycosyltransferase family 2 protein, producing MFGSQKIVVVMPAYNAAQTLRKTYDEVMDQGIVDWIIVVDDASRDETAQIARALPQTTVFTHPKNLGYGGNQKTCYRLALEAGADIVIMVHPDYQYTPKLIPAMTALIGNGLYHCVLGSRILGGYALAGGMPAWKYVANRFLTAAENLMLGAKLSEYHTGYRAFSRELLEKLPLEANSDDFVFDNQMLAQILWQGYQIAEVSCPTKYFDEASSINFRRSVKYGFGCLGTAAAFRLAKLGLARPKIFVSGQGSGASGQ from the coding sequence ATGTTCGGCAGCCAGAAAATCGTCGTCGTGATGCCCGCCTACAACGCAGCCCAGACGCTGCGCAAGACCTACGACGAGGTCATGGACCAAGGGATCGTCGACTGGATCATCGTGGTCGATGACGCCAGCCGCGACGAGACGGCGCAGATCGCCCGTGCCCTGCCGCAGACCACCGTCTTCACCCATCCGAAGAACCTCGGCTACGGCGGCAACCAGAAGACCTGTTACCGGCTGGCGCTCGAGGCCGGCGCCGACATCGTGATCATGGTCCATCCGGACTATCAGTACACGCCGAAGCTGATCCCGGCCATGACGGCCCTGATCGGCAACGGGCTGTACCACTGCGTCCTGGGATCCCGGATCCTGGGGGGCTATGCCTTGGCCGGGGGCATGCCGGCTTGGAAGTACGTGGCCAACCGTTTCCTGACCGCCGCCGAGAATCTGATGCTCGGGGCCAAGCTGTCGGAGTACCACACGGGCTACCGCGCCTTCTCGCGCGAGTTGCTCGAGAAGCTTCCGCTCGAGGCCAACTCGGACGACTTCGTGTTCGACAACCAGATGCTGGCCCAGATTCTCTGGCAGGGTTATCAGATCGCCGAGGTTTCTTGCCCGACCAAGTATTTCGACGAAGCCTCGTCGATCAATTTCCGCCGCAGCGTGAAGTACGGCTTCGGCTGCCTCGGCACGGCGGCCGCCTTCCGCCTGGCCAAGCTCGGACTGGCCCGACCGAAAATCTTTGTCAGTGGTCAGGGGTCAGGGGCTAGTGGTCAGTGA
- a CDS encoding acetyl-CoA carboxylase carboxyltransferase subunit alpha, whose translation MPPSNFRLAFERPIYELETRLAQLEAVPERTPESQEEIRKLRRELTEEKRKVYSRLEPWQRVQVSRHEDRPKTSDYLSLLFDEFVELHGDRTFGDDRAIRTGFAKLDDYKVMFVGHQKGKTLQERTACNFGSAHPEGYRKAIAKMRLAAKYGMPIVCFIDTPGAYPGIGAEERGQAAIIASNMFEMSRLPTPIVVVVIGEGGSGGALGIGVGDRVYMLEHAYYSVISPEGCSGILWKSGAHAEQAAKALRLTSQDLLRFGVIDDVIEEPLGGAHRDHHQMAARMKFYLVRALRELVGQPTEKLLDDRYAKFRRMGVFHEGIIANAELTNDASIATNLPTDSPSSVVSD comes from the coding sequence ATGCCTCCCTCGAATTTTCGCCTGGCGTTCGAACGGCCCATCTACGAACTCGAAACGCGACTCGCGCAACTCGAAGCCGTGCCTGAGCGGACTCCCGAGTCGCAGGAAGAAATCCGCAAACTGCGGCGCGAGTTGACCGAGGAAAAACGCAAGGTCTACAGCCGTCTCGAACCGTGGCAGCGGGTGCAGGTCTCGCGGCACGAGGATCGGCCGAAGACGAGCGATTATCTCTCGCTCTTGTTCGACGAGTTCGTCGAGCTGCATGGCGACCGCACCTTCGGCGACGACCGCGCCATCCGCACCGGCTTCGCCAAGCTCGACGACTACAAGGTGATGTTCGTCGGGCATCAAAAAGGCAAAACGCTGCAAGAACGCACGGCGTGCAACTTCGGCAGCGCGCATCCCGAGGGCTATCGCAAGGCCATCGCCAAGATGCGACTGGCCGCCAAGTACGGCATGCCCATCGTCTGCTTCATCGATACACCGGGCGCCTATCCGGGCATCGGAGCCGAGGAACGAGGACAGGCCGCGATCATCGCCAGCAATATGTTCGAGATGTCGCGCCTACCGACGCCGATCGTAGTCGTCGTGATCGGCGAAGGGGGCTCGGGCGGCGCCTTGGGCATCGGGGTCGGCGATCGCGTTTACATGCTCGAGCATGCCTACTACTCGGTGATCAGTCCCGAAGGTTGCTCGGGCATCCTGTGGAAGAGCGGAGCCCATGCCGAACAAGCCGCCAAGGCGCTGCGTCTCACGTCGCAAGATTTGCTCCGCTTCGGCGTCATCGACGACGTCATCGAAGAGCCTCTCGGCGGCGCGCATCGCGATCACCATCAAATGGCCGCGCGCATGAAGTTCTACCTGGTGCGGGCACTACGCGAGCTGGTCGGACAACCGACTGAGAAGCTGCTCGACGATCGCTATGCAAAGTTCCGCCGCATGGGCGTGTTCCATGAAGGCATCATCGCCAATGCCGAACTGACCAATGACGCCAGCATCGCGACCAATCTACCGACCGACTCACCGTCGTCAGTGGTCAGTGATTAG
- a CDS encoding serine/threonine protein kinase, with product MALTKDDVVVARASQDSIGPYRLLNLIMTGQTSQVWEAMHDIKRERFAIKILLPECAKESEHVSFMKNEFAVGSKLEHPRVIRLHELGTYQRAPYLAMEFFPYPNVKQYVRRGIEQVGFRIPQIIEQAAEGLAYFNEQGWIHRDVKPDNFLISPDGDVKLIDFALAMKVPKGLARLFASKPKKIQGTRSYMSPEQIRGLMLDQRTDVYSLGCAVFEMVTGKPPFTGASSNDLLMKHLKSPPPVLEAIDRNVTPEFGELVRRAMAKSPDQRPPSVQTFLDEFRTLRVFKLPHKPPEGDVKRRPGA from the coding sequence ATGGCACTTACGAAAGACGACGTCGTCGTGGCACGCGCAAGTCAGGATTCGATCGGACCCTATCGGCTGTTGAACCTCATCATGACTGGCCAGACGAGCCAGGTCTGGGAGGCGATGCACGATATCAAACGCGAACGCTTCGCGATCAAGATTCTACTGCCCGAGTGCGCCAAAGAGAGCGAACACGTCTCCTTCATGAAGAATGAGTTCGCCGTCGGTAGCAAGCTCGAGCATCCGCGAGTCATTCGTCTGCATGAACTGGGCACCTACCAGCGGGCACCCTACCTGGCAATGGAGTTCTTCCCTTACCCGAACGTCAAGCAATACGTGCGGCGCGGTATCGAACAGGTCGGGTTTCGCATTCCTCAGATTATCGAGCAAGCGGCCGAGGGTCTGGCCTACTTCAACGAGCAAGGCTGGATCCACCGCGACGTGAAGCCCGACAACTTTCTGATCTCGCCCGATGGTGATGTGAAGCTCATCGACTTTGCCTTGGCCATGAAGGTGCCCAAGGGGCTGGCCAGGCTCTTCGCCAGCAAGCCCAAGAAAATTCAGGGCACGCGCAGCTACATGTCCCCCGAGCAAATTCGTGGGCTCATGCTCGATCAACGGACCGACGTCTACAGCCTTGGCTGCGCGGTGTTCGAGATGGTGACCGGCAAGCCTCCCTTCACGGGAGCCAGCTCGAACGATCTTCTCATGAAGCATCTCAAGTCGCCGCCGCCGGTGTTGGAGGCGATCGACCGCAACGTCACGCCAGAGTTTGGTGAGCTCGTGCGCCGCGCCATGGCCAAGTCCCCCGATCAGCGCCCCCCATCGGTGCAGACCTTTCTCGACGAGTTCCGCACCCTGCGGGTATTCAAACTCCCGCACAAGCCGCCTGAGGGTGACGTCAAACGACGTCCCGGCGCTTAA
- a CDS encoding zinc-binding dehydrogenase — protein sequence MLAAHILAPRRLEMIECPLPPLEGVPGEPVLVRLHGGVLCASDFPRYVGGAFNVEFPRPVGDSLHECIGEIIDSRSPRFKPGDRVLAIPPDQRGMSEVFLADASMTVHLPSFEPRERLILAQPLATILWAARKLPNLLDLDVAIVGQGPIGLLFTHLVSNMGARRVIGLDRIDYRLDVSRQMRATHTVHVDREDPVAAVKELTDGHGADVVIEAVGHQIESIHLSFDLARKHGTVLLFGVPDAAHYPLPAFDMLIKNLRVLGSIHPNVQRDVPLAFDMIMQGRINVEPLITHRFPFRDAQQALDLAIDRRDNPIKVLLSTDAGGLL from the coding sequence ATGCTTGCAGCCCATATTCTCGCCCCGCGTCGTTTGGAAATGATCGAGTGCCCGCTGCCGCCGCTCGAGGGCGTGCCGGGTGAGCCGGTGCTCGTGCGGCTGCACGGTGGCGTGCTCTGCGCTTCGGATTTTCCACGCTATGTGGGCGGCGCTTTCAACGTCGAGTTTCCCCGACCGGTCGGCGACAGTTTGCACGAGTGCATCGGCGAGATCATCGACAGCCGTAGCCCGCGTTTCAAGCCGGGGGATCGTGTGCTGGCTATTCCCCCCGACCAGCGCGGCATGAGCGAAGTGTTCCTCGCCGATGCGTCGATGACGGTACACTTGCCCAGCTTCGAACCGCGCGAGCGGCTCATACTCGCGCAGCCGCTGGCCACCATTCTCTGGGCCGCGCGCAAGCTGCCGAACCTGCTCGATCTCGACGTGGCTATCGTGGGCCAGGGCCCCATCGGTTTGCTCTTTACGCATCTCGTCTCGAACATGGGCGCGCGGCGCGTGATCGGACTCGACCGCATCGACTATCGGCTGGATGTGAGCCGACAGATGCGCGCCACGCACACGGTACACGTCGACCGAGAGGATCCAGTCGCCGCGGTGAAGGAACTGACTGACGGTCACGGCGCCGACGTTGTGATCGAGGCCGTGGGGCATCAGATCGAAAGCATTCACCTCTCGTTCGACCTGGCGCGCAAGCATGGGACGGTGCTCCTGTTCGGCGTGCCGGATGCGGCGCATTACCCGTTGCCGGCCTTCGACATGCTGATCAAAAATCTGCGCGTCCTTGGCTCGATCCATCCGAACGTGCAGCGCGACGTGCCGCTGGCGTTCGACATGATCATGCAGGGACGGATCAACGTCGAACCTCTCATCACGCACCGCTTCCCCTTCCGCGACGCTCAACAGGCGCTCGATCTGGCAATCGATCGCCGCGACAACCCGATCAAGGTGCTGCTGTCGACCGACGCCGGTGGGCTGCTCTGA